One genomic window of Parabacteroides pacaensis includes the following:
- a CDS encoding FAD-dependent oxidoreductase: protein MITRRDFLKVTAAGSALISVGNLTEAKNKIHPFTQPPEYCNETARTIPLLEETDIIVVGGSSGAIAAAVAAKRSGSNVFLIASLPYLGDDICGSFMYQIDKRNEQPQTALARKIFLQENDPREIYPKLPESQLLYSQQKAPTPLHVKSVLENELIDNDIPFLYSSYVTNVLKDKAGNLAGVVIVNRSGRQAIRAKAVIDTTPHALIAEMCNVPFTPFVAGKQTFEYTVVGNSLKKSDNIRSAETLPFTFSSNGKEYPIIRYTFDYLLKDKTHASFMEAEQFIRDLTWDADQVDSSDILWYTPSWHIIPETDGSGQIRSLASLSKEPYVLNLIRYKEDGIDTIQSVHALPKEVFTCKGVKNLWITGPCAAVPREIATWLARPVNHMTLGEIIGEHVSNIASELGIDPSVQVVSLTTSGTNCGEMKETLVPLRPHLDKGSIDSPQGVLPVLGNYDVVVMGGGTAGAPAGIGAARQGAKTLVLDYLHGLGGLTTLGFIGCYWDGFREGFTAEVDKSVREMAPPDHPRQIKSDNKFRADWKIEWYRRELRKNKADIWYGVLGCGALVRNNKVEGIIIATPWGRGVVLANTVIDSTGSADIAIAAGAEYEYTGKKNIAVQGGGLSRFNPNDYYNNTDWTLIDDTDILDVSRLFIQSKAKYKGQYDVGKLPQTRERRRMIGEYIVSVYDIINHRHYPDTISYHRSSFDTHGMTIDPFFTLNPPGKRHVIYDADVPLRALLPKGLEGILVTGLGASAHRDAMPVIRMQPCLQNQGYSVGYLAALACKEQKPLRKINIKQIQKHLVEKGILPARVLKDKELKGFTNKDLEIAAENVTDNYKGLEVLLSEKEKCIPILKKKINTASGNSQLIYASILCILGDKEYSKILTDKIQSYKEWDKGWHYTASAQFGECMSPLDSLIIALGNTGDPSVLPVILEKAQLLRLEDYFSHFRAIAMACENIRDKEAVPVLKKLLTLEGMRYHDLPTYVSARNNVVAYIHDITYRNRILKELLIAKSLYACGDVNKLGEKVLKRYARGLEGHYARLSWETLQKV, encoded by the coding sequence ATGATAACACGTCGAGATTTTCTTAAAGTAACTGCGGCAGGCAGTGCGTTAATATCTGTAGGTAACCTTACAGAAGCGAAGAATAAAATACATCCTTTTACCCAACCACCCGAATATTGTAACGAGACAGCACGTACCATTCCTTTACTGGAAGAGACGGACATTATTGTCGTAGGCGGAAGTTCCGGTGCTATAGCAGCAGCCGTAGCCGCTAAACGTTCGGGAAGTAACGTATTTTTGATAGCTTCCCTCCCCTATCTGGGAGATGATATATGCGGTTCTTTTATGTATCAGATAGACAAACGGAATGAACAACCTCAAACCGCACTTGCCCGCAAAATATTTCTTCAGGAAAATGATCCTCGTGAAATCTATCCCAAGTTGCCGGAAAGCCAATTATTATATAGCCAACAAAAGGCTCCTACCCCTTTACATGTAAAGAGTGTACTCGAAAATGAGTTAATCGATAATGATATACCGTTCCTTTATAGTAGTTATGTAACCAATGTTCTAAAAGATAAGGCCGGCAATCTGGCTGGTGTTGTGATCGTAAACCGGTCGGGACGGCAAGCGATCCGGGCTAAAGCGGTTATTGATACTACTCCCCATGCTCTGATTGCGGAAATGTGCAACGTACCTTTCACTCCATTTGTTGCCGGAAAACAAACCTTTGAATATACTGTTGTAGGTAACTCTTTAAAAAAATCAGACAACATTCGTTCGGCGGAAACCTTGCCGTTTACTTTTTCCTCTAATGGAAAAGAATATCCGATTATACGCTATACTTTCGATTATCTGTTAAAAGATAAAACGCATGCTTCCTTTATGGAAGCGGAACAATTCATCCGGGACCTCACCTGGGATGCCGATCAGGTGGATAGTTCCGATATACTTTGGTATACTCCCTCGTGGCATATTATCCCCGAAACAGACGGTTCCGGACAAATACGATCTTTAGCCTCTCTTTCTAAAGAACCGTATGTTCTTAACCTGATCCGATACAAAGAAGATGGCATAGATACGATCCAATCTGTTCATGCTTTGCCAAAAGAAGTATTCACGTGTAAAGGTGTTAAGAATCTCTGGATAACGGGGCCGTGTGCTGCAGTACCGAGAGAGATAGCAACCTGGCTAGCCCGGCCGGTTAATCATATGACTTTGGGCGAAATCATCGGAGAACATGTTTCCAATATAGCTTCTGAACTGGGAATCGACCCATCGGTTCAAGTAGTATCTTTAACCACATCCGGTACTAATTGCGGAGAAATGAAAGAGACACTCGTCCCGTTACGTCCACACCTTGACAAAGGCTCTATCGATTCTCCTCAAGGAGTATTACCCGTATTAGGAAATTACGATGTTGTAGTAATGGGAGGCGGAACAGCAGGTGCACCTGCAGGAATAGGAGCAGCCCGGCAAGGAGCCAAAACTTTAGTACTAGATTATTTACATGGTTTGGGCGGATTGACTACTTTAGGATTTATCGGTTGTTATTGGGACGGCTTCCGGGAAGGATTTACGGCTGAAGTAGATAAAAGTGTCAGGGAAATGGCTCCACCGGATCATCCCCGCCAAATAAAATCGGATAATAAGTTTAGAGCCGACTGGAAAATAGAATGGTACCGGCGTGAACTGCGGAAAAACAAAGCGGATATATGGTATGGGGTACTAGGCTGTGGGGCCTTAGTAAGAAATAATAAAGTAGAAGGAATTATCATAGCTACTCCTTGGGGAAGAGGTGTTGTTTTAGCGAATACGGTAATCGACAGTACGGGAAGTGCGGATATTGCCATTGCAGCCGGTGCGGAATACGAATATACCGGAAAGAAAAATATTGCCGTGCAAGGAGGAGGACTCTCTCGTTTTAATCCGAACGATTATTACAATAATACCGACTGGACTTTAATCGATGATACGGATATATTGGACGTAAGCCGTTTGTTTATTCAAAGTAAAGCAAAATATAAAGGGCAGTACGATGTAGGAAAATTGCCTCAAACCCGTGAACGAAGACGCATGATAGGTGAATACATTGTTTCAGTTTATGATATTATTAATCACCGCCATTATCCGGATACGATTTCTTACCACCGTAGTTCATTCGATACGCACGGCATGACTATCGACCCGTTTTTCACGTTAAATCCTCCCGGTAAACGGCATGTGATTTACGACGCGGATGTACCTTTACGGGCATTACTACCCAAAGGGCTAGAAGGAATATTGGTTACCGGACTGGGAGCAAGTGCACACCGGGACGCTATGCCGGTAATCCGGATGCAGCCTTGCCTGCAAAACCAAGGGTATTCCGTAGGTTACTTAGCTGCCCTAGCTTGTAAAGAACAAAAACCTTTACGCAAAATAAATATAAAACAAATACAAAAACACTTGGTAGAAAAAGGCATCCTCCCGGCACGTGTTCTTAAAGATAAAGAATTGAAAGGGTTTACCAACAAAGACTTGGAAATTGCGGCTGAAAATGTCACGGATAATTATAAAGGATTAGAAGTTCTACTTTCTGAAAAAGAAAAATGTATTCCCATCCTGAAAAAGAAAATAAATACTGCTTCCGGAAACTCCCAGCTTATTTATGCAAGTATTTTGTGTATATTAGGAGATAAAGAATATAGCAAAATACTAACGGATAAAATTCAATCCTATAAAGAATGGGATAAAGGATGGCATTATACTGCTTCGGCACAATTCGGAGAATGTATGAGCCCGTTAGACAGTTTAATTATAGCTTTAGGGAATACTGGTGATCCTTCTGTATTGCCTGTTATATTGGAAAAAGCACAGTTACTTCGGTTGGAAGACTATTTCTCACACTTCAGGGCAATTGCCATGGCTTGCGAAAACATCCGTGACAAGGAAGCGGTGCCTGTATTAAAAAAATTACTTACGTTAGAAGGCATGCGTTATCATGATTTACCTACCTATGTTTCGGCCAGAAACAACGTGGTTGCTTATATTCATGACATCACCTACCGTAACCGGATACTAAAAGAACTGCTGATAGCTAAAAGCTTATATGCATGCGGCGATGTTAATAAGCTAGGAGAAAAAGTTCTGAAAAGGTATGCCCGCGGATTAGAAGGGCACTATGCACGTCTATCCTGGGAAACACTTCAAAAAGTATAA
- a CDS encoding DUF3943 domain-containing protein, whose translation MKSLIIGTLFFFSTIPILYAQQFPEMDTRNYVSDSTRFLPKNPWRAAIETFGINMGVWAVNRYIVNEDFAHINGQTIKNNFKTGFVWDTDKFSTNLFAHPYHGSLYFNAARSNGMDFWQSVPFTVGGSLMWELFMENEPPSINDLIATTGGGMAFGEITYRLSDLFLDDRSSGKERIGREILAGLLSPIRALNRLITGDAWRYRPSKGRAFSYVPVNFVINVGPRFLAEQEKSKNGDTGIAVLFRVNYGNPYSEPAYSPYEWFQVRAQIDFFSGQPLVSEFNTIGALWGKQIWKKDPRVLSFGVFQHFDYYDSEHIPGSEIKSAPYRISQAVAAGPGLLYHKSSTPADKVDIYGELYANGIGLGGSLTDYYRVGERDYNLGSGYSVKVFTGITYNKRWTFLLNLENYHIFTWKGYAPDVDFSQVDPNTFNVQGDKGNSRLTIFSPKLAYYSQKKWNIALSYRYFNRDTFYKYHDEVQSSTYDLMLTVGIKL comes from the coding sequence ATGAAAAGTTTAATAATAGGGACTTTATTCTTTTTTTCTACAATCCCAATCCTGTATGCTCAACAATTTCCGGAGATGGATACTCGAAACTATGTAAGCGACAGTACCCGCTTTCTACCGAAGAATCCATGGAGAGCTGCTATTGAAACTTTCGGAATAAATATGGGTGTATGGGCGGTAAACCGATATATTGTAAATGAAGATTTTGCTCATATTAACGGACAAACTATAAAAAATAATTTTAAAACCGGATTTGTATGGGATACGGATAAATTTTCTACTAACTTATTTGCTCATCCTTATCACGGTTCTCTTTATTTTAATGCAGCCAGAAGTAACGGAATGGACTTCTGGCAATCTGTTCCCTTTACTGTAGGAGGAAGCTTAATGTGGGAGCTATTTATGGAAAATGAGCCTCCTTCTATTAATGACCTGATTGCTACTACGGGCGGAGGAATGGCTTTTGGAGAAATTACTTACCGGCTTTCAGACTTATTCCTCGACGACCGTAGCAGTGGAAAAGAACGTATAGGCCGGGAAATATTGGCAGGGCTTCTCTCTCCTATCCGGGCTTTAAATCGCCTCATTACCGGAGATGCATGGAGATACCGTCCTTCCAAAGGTAGGGCTTTCAGCTATGTACCTGTCAACTTCGTTATTAATGTAGGCCCCCGCTTTTTAGCAGAACAAGAAAAATCCAAGAATGGCGACACGGGGATAGCCGTACTTTTCCGGGTAAATTATGGTAATCCTTATTCCGAACCTGCTTACTCACCCTATGAATGGTTTCAAGTACGTGCCCAAATTGACTTTTTTTCCGGCCAGCCTTTAGTAAGCGAATTTAACACAATCGGTGCTTTATGGGGAAAACAAATATGGAAAAAAGATCCACGGGTGCTTTCCTTTGGTGTATTTCAACATTTCGATTATTACGATTCGGAACATATTCCCGGAAGCGAAATAAAAAGTGCTCCTTACCGGATTTCCCAAGCTGTAGCAGCAGGTCCCGGTTTATTGTATCATAAAAGTTCTACCCCGGCCGATAAAGTCGATATTTACGGAGAGTTATATGCAAATGGCATCGGCTTAGGTGGAAGTTTAACCGATTATTACCGTGTAGGAGAAAGGGATTATAATTTAGGTAGCGGATATAGTGTAAAAGTATTTACAGGCATTACTTATAATAAGCGTTGGACTTTCCTGCTCAACCTGGAAAATTATCACATTTTTACTTGGAAAGGTTACGCTCCGGATGTAGACTTTTCGCAGGTAGATCCTAATACTTTCAATGTTCAAGGAGACAAAGGTAATTCCAGACTTACGATCTTTAGTCCCAAGCTAGCCTATTATTCACAAAAAAAGTGGAATATTGCACTTTCTTACCGCTATTTTAACCGGGATACTTTCTATAAATATCATGATGAAGTACAATCTTCCACTTACGATTTAATGCTTACTGTAGGCATCAAACTCTAA
- a CDS encoding sugar phosphate isomerase/epimerase family protein, whose amino-acid sequence MMKYISKIVGLAVSCLLIFSGCAQKKTQKQDWKLSMQSYTFHLFPLTEALNKTQELGIKYIEVYPGHKLGGTWGDKVFDFNLDAQTQKEIKDLAASKGIKIIGCGVYVAEKSSDWEKMFRFAKSMDLEFITCEPALEDWDLVEKLAEEYKIKVSVHNHPQPSAYWKPENLLKAIDGRSPLLGSCSDVGHWRREGLNQIDCLKQLKGRVVSLHFKDIADKVPGEKEQHDVIWGTGILDVKGMLQELKEQNFKGVFSIEYEYNWDNSVPDIKKCIAYFNEVTNEIF is encoded by the coding sequence GTGATGAAATATATATCTAAAATAGTAGGATTGGCTGTATCTTGTTTATTGATCTTTTCAGGGTGTGCCCAAAAGAAAACTCAAAAACAAGACTGGAAGTTATCGATGCAATCGTATACTTTTCATTTGTTTCCATTGACCGAAGCGTTAAATAAAACGCAAGAATTGGGAATTAAGTATATTGAAGTGTATCCCGGCCATAAGTTGGGAGGAACATGGGGAGATAAAGTTTTTGATTTCAATCTGGATGCACAAACACAAAAAGAAATCAAGGATTTAGCTGCTTCCAAAGGAATAAAAATTATAGGTTGCGGTGTATATGTAGCGGAAAAATCGTCTGATTGGGAAAAAATGTTCCGTTTTGCCAAATCCATGGATCTGGAGTTTATTACTTGCGAACCTGCTTTAGAAGATTGGGACTTGGTAGAAAAGTTGGCTGAGGAATATAAAATAAAAGTTTCCGTTCATAATCACCCTCAACCTTCTGCTTATTGGAAACCCGAAAATTTATTAAAAGCAATCGATGGACGTAGTCCATTATTAGGCTCGTGTTCTGATGTAGGTCATTGGCGGCGGGAAGGATTAAACCAAATAGATTGCCTTAAGCAATTGAAGGGACGGGTTGTTTCTTTACATTTTAAAGATATTGCGGATAAAGTTCCGGGTGAAAAAGAACAACACGATGTAATTTGGGGAACAGGCATCTTAGATGTAAAAGGAATGCTCCAAGAACTGAAAGAACAAAATTTTAAAGGTGTATTCTCGATAGAATATGAATACAATTGGGATAATTCAGTTCCTGATATCAAAAAATGCATAGCTTATTTTAATGAAGTGACAAATGAAATATTTTAA
- a CDS encoding Gfo/Idh/MocA family protein yields the protein MKNISRRNFLKTGAFAAASLTIVPNTVLGKTFGHTAPSDKLNIAGIGIGGMGRRNLANMNTENIVALCDVDWHYADKTFKDYPSAKRFKDWRVMFDEMGKSIDAVMVATPDHSHAAVTAHAITLGKHCYTQKPLTHSVYESRLLTKLAKKYKVATQMGNQGNSFDWCRQIAEWIQSGVIGEVYEVHCWTDRPIWPQGLMPSKETVKCPKTLDWDLFIGPAEKRPYDPAYTPWNWRGWWDFGTGALGDMACHIMDPLYWALDLKYPTSVIGSSTLSNLYSPPHAQVVTYTFPARNPKGNVKMPEVKVYWYDGGLMPPRPEELKDGQMMGDENGGIIFIGTKGKIMTGCYGMNPTLLPVTDMDHFNQPKPTIPRVKGGNGNIWNTNAHEQDWIRACKESPENRTESSSNFQFSGPFNEMVVMGVLAVRLSGLQGLHRELQWDGENMRFTNISPTDKIKIVTVDDFKVIDGDPRFDRRFAEFSALDMANEWIKHTYHNGFSLPDMPQ from the coding sequence ATGAAAAATATTTCCAGACGGAATTTTCTAAAAACCGGTGCTTTTGCAGCGGCGAGTCTCACCATTGTACCTAATACGGTATTAGGGAAAACGTTCGGGCATACTGCCCCAAGTGATAAATTGAACATAGCCGGGATCGGTATAGGCGGAATGGGACGCCGTAATTTGGCCAATATGAACACAGAAAATATTGTTGCCCTCTGTGATGTAGATTGGCATTATGCTGATAAAACTTTCAAAGATTATCCTTCGGCTAAGCGTTTTAAAGATTGGCGGGTAATGTTTGATGAAATGGGAAAATCCATCGATGCGGTTATGGTGGCTACGCCTGACCATTCGCATGCAGCCGTAACAGCACATGCCATCACTTTAGGGAAACATTGCTATACGCAAAAACCTTTAACTCATTCTGTATATGAATCCCGTTTACTAACCAAGCTGGCAAAAAAGTATAAAGTTGCTACCCAGATGGGAAACCAAGGGAATTCTTTTGATTGGTGTCGTCAGATTGCAGAATGGATCCAATCCGGTGTAATCGGGGAAGTGTATGAAGTACATTGTTGGACCGACCGCCCTATTTGGCCTCAAGGTCTGATGCCTTCCAAAGAGACAGTAAAATGCCCGAAAACTTTGGATTGGGATTTATTTATCGGCCCGGCGGAAAAACGTCCTTATGACCCTGCTTATACTCCTTGGAATTGGCGAGGTTGGTGGGATTTCGGTACCGGTGCATTAGGTGATATGGCATGTCATATTATGGATCCGCTTTATTGGGCTTTGGATTTGAAATATCCTACAAGTGTGATTGGCAGTTCGACCTTAAGTAATCTTTATTCTCCCCCTCATGCACAAGTTGTTACTTATACTTTCCCTGCCCGTAATCCGAAAGGAAATGTAAAAATGCCGGAAGTAAAAGTATACTGGTATGATGGCGGTTTGATGCCTCCTCGTCCTGAAGAATTGAAAGACGGCCAAATGATGGGTGATGAAAACGGCGGTATTATTTTTATCGGAACCAAAGGGAAAATTATGACAGGCTGTTATGGCATGAATCCGACATTACTTCCTGTTACGGATATGGATCATTTTAACCAGCCCAAACCTACTATTCCTCGTGTAAAAGGCGGAAACGGGAATATTTGGAATACAAATGCCCATGAACAAGATTGGATAAGGGCTTGCAAAGAATCTCCCGAAAACAGAACGGAATCTTCTTCCAATTTCCAATTCTCCGGTCCGTTCAATGAAATGGTGGTGATGGGTGTACTTGCCGTGCGTTTGTCCGGCTTGCAAGGATTACATAGAGAATTGCAATGGGATGGAGAGAATATGCGTTTTACCAATATTTCTCCTACGGATAAAATAAAAATTGTAACGGTAGATGATTTTAAGGTAATAGATGGTGACCCGCGCTTCGACCGGCGTTTTGCTGAGTTTAGTGCGTTGGATATGGCAAATGAATGGATTAAACATACTTATCATAACGGATTTTCTTTACCGGATATGCCTCAGTAA
- a CDS encoding FAD-dependent oxidoreductase: MKRNLLKNLWIVYVILLTACHSGTEVDILIIGGGASGSTAGIQAARMGKNTLIVEEHEWLGGALTSAGVSCIDGCYNLPSGLFGEFRNELIKHYGSEEVMHTAWVAALAAEPSAMNKALKDMAAREKNLSIQYNSTVKKITPSRKGWVVKIDQNGETRTIRTKVLIDGTELGDIAKMCGVRYDIGMEARDSCGESIAPEKANDIVQDITYVAILKDYGKDVTIPQPENYDPSVFYCTCKTPECTHPKEADRVWECDRMMEYGKLPNNKYMINWPIEGNDFYVNLIEMSTEERNAALEKAKNFTLCYLYYLQKELGYNTLGLADDEYPTADKLPFIPYHRESRRIHGKVRFTLNHIAQPYTQQEKLYRTCIAVGDYPVDHHHARYQGWAELPNLYFYPVPSFGLPLGTLLPEDVENLIVTEKSISVSNLANGTTRVQPVLMQIGQAAGALAALAVEKGESPSAIPVREVQNVLLDANGYLLPYLDLPVNDQHFKALQRIGSTGILKGRGANFGWANQTWFDGDSLLTKEALLPGLKEYYPEFNREFPQSTITLAEAFNLMDGLKKVAGGCKNNLEGNSPEKQWDLMGLTDYNPTRNITRKEFAVLLDTWIDPFNNVQINIKGDVKRAIK, translated from the coding sequence ATGAAACGTAATCTGTTAAAAAACTTGTGGATAGTATATGTTATACTCTTAACTGCTTGCCATTCCGGTACGGAAGTAGATATTTTAATCATCGGCGGAGGTGCGAGCGGAAGTACGGCAGGAATCCAAGCAGCCCGAATGGGAAAGAATACCCTAATTGTGGAAGAACATGAATGGCTGGGAGGTGCCCTTACTTCTGCCGGAGTAAGTTGTATTGACGGTTGCTATAACCTACCGAGCGGACTATTCGGTGAATTCAGGAACGAGTTAATAAAACATTATGGCAGTGAAGAAGTAATGCATACGGCGTGGGTAGCAGCCTTAGCAGCAGAACCTTCGGCAATGAACAAAGCATTAAAAGATATGGCTGCCCGAGAGAAAAACCTATCGATACAGTATAATTCCACAGTAAAAAAAATCACTCCTTCACGAAAAGGTTGGGTAGTTAAAATCGACCAAAACGGAGAAACCCGGACTATTCGTACTAAAGTATTGATAGATGGAACCGAACTGGGTGACATAGCTAAAATGTGTGGGGTTCGATACGATATAGGTATGGAAGCTCGTGATAGTTGCGGAGAATCCATTGCTCCCGAAAAGGCTAATGACATTGTACAAGATATTACCTATGTGGCGATTTTAAAGGATTATGGAAAAGATGTAACGATTCCTCAACCGGAAAATTATGATCCTTCTGTTTTCTATTGTACCTGCAAAACGCCTGAATGTACTCACCCGAAAGAAGCCGACAGGGTATGGGAATGCGACAGGATGATGGAATACGGCAAATTACCCAATAACAAATACATGATTAATTGGCCGATAGAAGGAAATGACTTTTACGTAAACCTTATTGAAATGTCGACCGAGGAACGGAATGCTGCTTTAGAAAAAGCTAAAAATTTCACTCTTTGTTATTTATATTACTTACAAAAAGAATTAGGTTATAATACATTAGGGTTAGCTGACGATGAGTATCCTACGGCTGACAAATTGCCGTTTATTCCTTATCATCGCGAATCCCGGCGTATCCATGGGAAAGTGCGTTTTACACTCAACCATATCGCACAACCGTATACTCAACAAGAAAAGTTATACCGCACTTGTATTGCCGTAGGGGATTATCCGGTAGACCATCACCATGCCCGTTACCAAGGTTGGGCTGAATTACCTAATTTATACTTTTACCCGGTTCCTTCTTTCGGATTGCCTTTAGGAACCCTTTTACCTGAAGACGTTGAAAATTTAATTGTTACGGAAAAATCTATTTCGGTATCCAACTTGGCAAACGGTACTACACGTGTCCAACCGGTATTAATGCAAATAGGCCAGGCAGCCGGTGCCTTAGCGGCTCTAGCCGTTGAAAAAGGGGAAAGTCCATCCGCTATTCCGGTCCGGGAAGTACAAAACGTGTTGCTCGATGCAAATGGTTACTTATTGCCTTATCTTGACCTACCGGTAAACGACCAGCATTTTAAAGCATTACAACGTATCGGTTCTACAGGGATTCTGAAAGGAAGAGGTGCCAATTTCGGTTGGGCTAATCAAACATGGTTCGACGGGGATTCTCTGTTAACGAAAGAAGCATTGTTACCGGGGTTAAAAGAATATTATCCTGAATTTAATAGGGAATTTCCTCAATCGACTATTACACTCGCCGAAGCTTTTAATTTAATGGACGGGTTAAAAAAGGTAGCAGGTGGATGTAAAAATAATTTAGAAGGTAATAGCCCGGAAAAACAATGGGATTTAATGGGATTGACCGACTACAATCCTACGAGAAATATAACCCGGAAAGAATTTGCCGTATTATTGGATACATGGATAGATCCATTCAATAATGTACAGATAAACATAAAGGGCGATGTAAAGAGAGCGATTAAATAA
- a CDS encoding RNA polymerase sigma-70 factor, translated as MIPNEEIIRRIKEGDIEVFNSLFKSYYMPLYFSCRKFIASPEEAKDLLQNVFLRFWEKRMEIDIHTSLKAYLYRSVQNECLNYLRSVPSYVGEGNTSGNIGTEVSDMYATPDTVLATVEIEQIIENTIKQFPPQCKTIFILSRLKGLKNQQIAQKLNISVRTVDTQIYRALKILKVRLKDYLAFY; from the coding sequence ATGATACCAAATGAAGAAATAATCAGGCGAATTAAAGAAGGGGATATAGAAGTATTTAATTCCTTATTTAAATCCTATTATATGCCTTTGTATTTTTCTTGCCGAAAGTTTATTGCTTCTCCCGAAGAAGCGAAAGACCTTTTACAAAATGTCTTTTTGCGTTTTTGGGAAAAACGCATGGAAATAGATATCCATACCTCTTTAAAAGCCTATTTATATCGGTCGGTTCAAAACGAATGTCTGAATTATCTCCGATCTGTTCCTTCCTATGTAGGAGAAGGAAATACTTCAGGAAACATAGGAACTGAGGTCTCTGATATGTATGCTACTCCGGACACGGTTTTGGCTACCGTTGAGATAGAACAAATTATAGAAAATACGATTAAGCAATTTCCTCCTCAATGTAAGACGATTTTTATTTTAAGTCGTCTGAAAGGATTGAAAAATCAACAGATTGCACAAAAACTGAATATATCTGTCCGCACGGTAGATACGCAGATTTACCGTGCATTAAAGATATTAAAAGTTCGTTTAAAAGATTACCTTGCTTTTTATTGA